One segment of Candidatus Binatia bacterium DNA contains the following:
- a CDS encoding acyl-CoA dehydrogenase family protein, with translation MSTQEDADLIEAVRNFVEKEVKPVANRLERANEYPQDLVDQMKEMGLFGATIPQEYGGLGLGVVTYAKVVEELCRGWMSISGIINTHLMVAFSIKNFGSDALKQRFLPAMATGEKRAAFGLTEAHAGSDAQNIRTRAVRDGDDYVVNGDKMWSTNARTGTLFGLVVKTDPDAEPRHRGISYLIAEKVGEGCTVSKDIPKLGYKGVESSEVAFEDFRVPVENLVGEEGMGFKYIMAGLEVGRVNIAARGVGVAQAAFEDAIRYAQERETFGEPICNHQAIQLKLADMATKIEAGRLLVQSAAEKKERGERTDVEAGMAKLFCSEMCQEVALEAMRIHGGYGYSQEFNVERYYRDAPLMIIGEGTNEIQRLVVAKGLLARYKR, from the coding sequence ATGAGCACGCAAGAAGACGCAGATCTTATCGAAGCCGTTCGGAATTTCGTCGAAAAGGAAGTGAAGCCGGTCGCCAACCGGCTGGAGCGCGCGAATGAGTACCCGCAGGACCTCGTGGACCAGATGAAGGAAATGGGTTTGTTCGGCGCCACCATTCCGCAGGAATACGGCGGCCTCGGTCTTGGTGTGGTGACCTATGCCAAGGTGGTCGAGGAGCTCTGTCGTGGTTGGATGTCGATCTCGGGCATCATCAACACCCATTTGATGGTGGCTTTCTCGATCAAGAATTTTGGCAGTGATGCACTCAAGCAACGCTTTCTGCCGGCGATGGCCACCGGCGAAAAACGCGCGGCCTTCGGCCTGACCGAAGCCCATGCCGGTAGCGACGCGCAGAATATCCGCACCCGCGCGGTCCGCGACGGCGATGATTATGTCGTCAACGGCGACAAGATGTGGTCGACCAATGCGCGCACCGGCACGCTTTTCGGTCTGGTGGTCAAGACCGACCCGGATGCCGAACCACGCCACCGGGGCATCAGCTATCTGATTGCGGAAAAAGTCGGCGAGGGCTGCACGGTCAGCAAGGATATTCCGAAGCTCGGCTACAAGGGGGTCGAATCCTCGGAAGTGGCCTTCGAGGATTTTCGTGTCCCGGTCGAGAACCTCGTCGGGGAAGAAGGCATGGGCTTTAAATACATCATGGCCGGGCTCGAGGTTGGCCGGGTGAATATCGCCGCCCGTGGGGTCGGGGTGGCGCAGGCCGCGTTCGAAGACGCGATTCGCTACGCGCAGGAACGCGAAACCTTCGGCGAGCCGATCTGCAACCATCAGGCAATCCAGCTCAAGCTGGCCGATATGGCCACCAAGATCGAGGCCGGTCGTCTGCTTGTGCAAAGTGCCGCCGAGAAAAAAGAACGCGGCGAGCGCACCGATGTCGAAGCCGGCATGGCCAAGCTCTTCTGCTCCGAGATGTGCCAGGAAGTCGCGCTCGAAGCGATGCGCATCCACGGCGGCTATGGCTACAGCCAGGAATTCAACGTCGAGCGCTACTATCGCGACGCCCCGCTCATGATCATCGGCGAGGGCACCAACGAGATCCAGCGACTGGTTGTCGCCAAGGGCCTGCTGGCGCGATACAAGCGCTAG
- a CDS encoding glycosyltransferase family 2 protein: MDQKPATQPSISVLIPARDAAATLDATLESVRRQTLRDFECLIVDDGSVDATSAVAARVTNRDARFRLIITEPRGLVSALNTGLADCRATLIARMDADDLMRRDRLEKQYAAFARDPDLALLGAHTRIFPRARMGHGLHAYQDWLQSIRTPAEIRRERFIESPLPHPSWMIRRSVLTEFPYRETRWSEDYDLILRLAEADRKLDILPQRLLLWREHPDRLTHRAETLTIESFVAAKAHFLASGPLRDSSRYILCGYGHTGRALRRALLAYDRQPSHIVDVHPRRLGKIIHGAPVVPVTALPGLPGEPILVSVAGAGPRQKVRAELAAVGRVEGRDFFCTA; encoded by the coding sequence TTGGACCAAAAACCCGCAACACAACCCTCGATCTCGGTGTTGATCCCCGCACGGGACGCCGCCGCCACCCTCGACGCCACGTTGGAGAGTGTGCGTCGCCAGACTCTGAGGGATTTCGAATGCCTCATTGTCGATGATGGCTCGGTCGATGCCACATCCGCGGTCGCCGCGCGCGTGACCAACCGGGACGCTCGCTTTCGTCTCATCATCACCGAGCCTCGGGGATTGGTCAGCGCTCTGAACACCGGACTCGCCGATTGCCGAGCGACGCTGATTGCCCGCATGGACGCCGACGACCTGATGCGACGGGATCGATTGGAGAAACAATATGCCGCCTTCGCCCGCGATCCGGACCTCGCGCTGCTCGGAGCCCATACGCGCATCTTTCCCCGCGCGCGGATGGGTCATGGTCTGCATGCCTATCAGGACTGGCTGCAATCCATCCGCACGCCCGCAGAAATTCGACGCGAACGATTCATCGAATCTCCGCTACCCCACCCGAGCTGGATGATTCGCCGATCCGTCCTCACCGAATTTCCCTATCGCGAGACCCGCTGGAGCGAGGACTACGATCTGATCCTGCGACTGGCCGAAGCCGACCGAAAGCTCGATATCCTGCCACAACGACTGCTCCTGTGGCGCGAACACCCCGACCGCCTGACACACCGAGCCGAGACTCTGACCATCGAGAGCTTTGTCGCCGCCAAGGCCCACTTTCTCGCCTCCGGCCCCCTGCGGGACTCGTCTCGATACATCCTGTGCGGCTATGGTCATACCGGACGTGCGCTGCGGCGTGCCTTGCTGGCGTATGACCGACAGCCCTCGCATATCGTCGACGTCCACCCGCGACGTCTGGGAAAGATCATCCACGGCGCCCCGGTCGTCCCGGTAACAGCCCTCCCCGGCCTCCCCGGCGAACCGATTCTGGTCTCGGTGGCCGGCGCGGGCCCACGCCAAAAGGTCCGCGCCGAACTGGCCGCAGTCGGACGAGTCGAGGGTCGCGACTTTTTCTGCACGGCATAG
- a CDS encoding pectin acetylesterase-family hydrolase — translation MKILSVVAISVGLTACGGSSKPAPYPVAAELADLGYGEYLGAATPVATEVDGEWTHLRFDPAAEGPICLTGEPFQLSFRDGPSDEVLVFQQGGGACWDDYTCNVAQTATTRAGSPPNVGILALDNPANPFRDYDIVYVPYCDGSVFIGDTAIDYNGRITYHHGLQNLSAAITALTEQFPNPSRVVVSGSSAGGYGTYSGYGVLRVALPSTEIIIFNDSGPGVQNKEASQDVQDRLANWDFERLVPPSCVLCDDQYTFLTHWAMERDKDLRAALYTYQRDGVLRFFLDLSGPGFESLLLTSTDELKVLTGDRFARYFPKGSNHTVLMSNFLYEQTIDGTPLLDWLDAFLADDQDVWKDVIE, via the coding sequence ATGAAAATTTTAAGTGTTGTAGCGATCAGTGTCGGCCTGACGGCATGCGGCGGCAGTTCCAAACCGGCGCCTTACCCGGTCGCCGCCGAGCTGGCGGATCTCGGCTATGGGGAGTATCTCGGGGCCGCCACACCGGTGGCCACCGAGGTCGATGGCGAATGGACGCATCTGCGATTTGATCCCGCAGCCGAAGGACCGATCTGCCTGACGGGCGAGCCTTTCCAGCTCAGCTTTCGCGACGGCCCCTCCGATGAGGTGCTGGTCTTTCAACAAGGGGGTGGCGCCTGTTGGGATGACTACACCTGCAATGTCGCCCAGACGGCGACCACCAGAGCTGGTAGCCCGCCCAATGTCGGCATCCTCGCGCTCGACAATCCCGCAAACCCGTTCCGAGATTACGATATCGTTTATGTACCGTATTGCGACGGGTCGGTCTTCATCGGGGATACCGCGATCGACTATAATGGTCGCATCACCTACCACCACGGCCTGCAGAACCTTTCCGCAGCCATCACCGCGCTGACGGAGCAATTTCCCAACCCGTCTCGCGTCGTCGTCAGCGGGTCGAGTGCCGGAGGTTATGGCACCTATTCCGGATATGGAGTCCTGCGCGTCGCGCTGCCGTCCACCGAGATCATCATCTTCAACGACTCGGGCCCCGGCGTGCAGAACAAGGAGGCTTCACAGGATGTCCAGGACCGTCTGGCGAATTGGGACTTTGAACGCCTGGTGCCGCCCAGCTGCGTTCTATGCGACGACCAATATACCTTCCTGACCCACTGGGCGATGGAGCGTGACAAGGATCTGCGTGCAGCCCTCTACACCTACCAGCGAGACGGCGTGCTGCGCTTTTTCCTCGACCTCTCGGGACCCGGTTTCGAAAGCCTGCTCCTGACCAGCACCGACGAGTTGAAAGTCCTTACCGGCGACCGATTTGCCCGTTACTTCCCGAAGGGCAGTAACCATACGGTTCTGATGAGCAACTTCCTCTATGAGCAAACGATTGACGGCACACCCTTGCTCGATTGGCTGGATGCCTTTCTTGCCGACGACCAAGATGTCTGGAAAGACGTCATCGAATAA
- a CDS encoding acyl-CoA dehydrogenase family protein translates to MPIESPCENLPGQLAPRESSEEHRLLREMVVDFVCKEVEPQAAQFDERAELNRPLIRRAGELGLLGLTVPEADGGAGLDATAAVIAHHEISRSDPGFCLAYLAHALLFVNNLYQAGNASQRERFLPPTLSGEIIGAMGMTEPGAGTDVLGMQTTAQRSGDHYILNGSKTYITNAPDAGLFLIYAKVDGRISSFVVEKDTEGFQVGHPLRKMGMRASPMAELHFEECRVPAENLLGTEGGGIVHMMRNLEIERICLAAMSLGIADRCLAEMVHYSIEREAFGKSILDFGQIQRYVSDAFARTEAARALVYRVASEMHPDKRSRIASDAAKLFCAPVGKSVADDAMQVFGGAGYCAEFPIERLLRDAKLLEIGGGTLESHQKNLAQDLRKALHP, encoded by the coding sequence ATGCCAATCGAGTCACCATGCGAAAATCTTCCCGGGCAGCTTGCCCCCCGTGAAAGCAGCGAAGAGCATCGCCTCTTGCGCGAAATGGTCGTCGACTTCGTCTGCAAGGAAGTCGAGCCCCAGGCCGCGCAATTCGATGAACGCGCGGAACTGAACCGGCCTCTGATTCGTCGTGCTGGCGAATTAGGCCTGCTGGGCCTGACCGTGCCCGAAGCCGATGGCGGCGCGGGCCTCGATGCGACTGCCGCTGTGATCGCCCACCATGAAATCTCCCGCAGCGATCCGGGGTTTTGCCTCGCTTATCTCGCGCACGCACTTCTGTTTGTGAACAATTTATATCAGGCCGGCAATGCCTCCCAACGCGAGCGCTTTCTGCCACCGACTCTATCCGGCGAGATCATCGGCGCCATGGGGATGACCGAGCCTGGTGCCGGCACCGACGTCCTCGGGATGCAGACCACAGCGCAAAGATCCGGCGATCATTATATTCTCAACGGGAGCAAAACGTATATCACCAACGCCCCCGATGCGGGTCTCTTTCTAATCTATGCCAAGGTCGACGGCCGGATCAGCTCGTTTGTCGTAGAAAAAGACACCGAAGGTTTTCAGGTCGGGCATCCGCTTCGAAAAATGGGCATGCGGGCGTCTCCCATGGCCGAACTCCACTTCGAGGAATGTCGCGTACCCGCAGAAAACCTTCTGGGGACCGAAGGCGGCGGGATCGTCCATATGATGCGGAATCTGGAAATCGAACGGATCTGTCTGGCCGCCATGAGCTTGGGGATCGCCGACCGCTGCCTGGCCGAAATGGTCCATTATTCGATCGAGCGAGAAGCCTTCGGCAAGTCGATTCTCGACTTCGGCCAGATCCAGCGCTACGTGTCCGACGCCTTTGCTCGGACCGAAGCCGCGCGAGCCTTGGTCTATCGCGTCGCCAGCGAAATGCACCCCGACAAGCGCAGCCGCATCGCATCGGATGCTGCGAAACTGTTTTGTGCTCCGGTCGGAAAATCGGTCGCGGACGATGCGATGCAAGTATTCGGCGGCGCAGGCTATTGTGCGGAATTCCCGATCGAGCGTCTGCTGCGCGATGCCAAGCTTCTGGAAATCGGCGGAGGCACCTTGGAATCTCATCAAAAGAATCTGGCGCAAGACCTGCGAAAGGCTCTCCACCCATGA
- a CDS encoding SDR family oxidoreductase gives MLEGKSIAVTGAGRGIGRAVALACAKAGAKVVVNDYGVSMDGSEPTSEPANEVVAEIKAAGGEAVANPSSVAEMAGGESIVQQAVDTFGTIDGVVCVAGILREKMLFNMAEEDWDPVIETHLKGHFTLFRAASAVMRKQKSGSLVGFTSGAFAGSVAQANYASAKGGIVSLVRSAAAGLNKYGVRANCIAPTAKTRMSENVPFAIPDMGSAEDIAPMAVYLLSDAASKVTGQVYSVAGTKLAVWNQPEEVRAVYQDGGWTPESIAERLDSTIGQEKMGLLEKLEMYAKAAAAKKKPNA, from the coding sequence ATGCTCGAAGGAAAATCCATCGCTGTTACCGGTGCGGGACGAGGAATTGGTCGCGCTGTCGCTCTGGCCTGCGCCAAGGCCGGCGCCAAAGTTGTCGTCAATGACTACGGAGTGTCGATGGACGGTAGTGAGCCGACCAGCGAACCCGCGAACGAGGTCGTCGCTGAAATCAAGGCTGCAGGTGGCGAAGCTGTTGCCAACCCGAGCTCTGTTGCGGAGATGGCGGGTGGGGAAAGCATCGTCCAGCAGGCCGTCGATACGTTCGGTACGATCGACGGCGTGGTCTGTGTCGCGGGGATCCTTCGCGAGAAAATGCTTTTCAATATGGCCGAGGAAGATTGGGATCCGGTCATCGAGACGCATTTGAAGGGGCATTTCACGCTCTTCCGGGCGGCTTCGGCAGTCATGCGCAAGCAGAAGAGTGGTTCGTTGGTGGGATTCACTTCGGGCGCTTTTGCCGGCTCCGTAGCGCAGGCGAACTATGCATCGGCCAAAGGTGGCATCGTCTCTCTGGTGCGCAGCGCCGCGGCGGGTCTGAACAAATACGGCGTGCGTGCGAACTGCATTGCGCCGACGGCCAAGACACGGATGAGCGAGAACGTCCCTTTTGCCATTCCGGATATGGGATCGGCCGAAGATATCGCGCCGATGGCGGTCTACCTCCTGTCGGACGCTGCGAGCAAGGTCACGGGCCAGGTGTACTCGGTTGCGGGAACAAAACTTGCCGTCTGGAATCAGCCCGAAGAGGTTCGCGCCGTCTATCAAGATGGCGGCTGGACGCCGGAGTCGATCGCGGAGCGTCTTGATTCGACGATCGGGCAGGAAAAGATGGGCCTTCTCGAAAAGTTGGAAATGTACGCAAAAGCGGCGGCTGCGAAGAAAAAGCCGAACGCCTGA
- a CDS encoding exodeoxyribonuclease III has product MRIVSWNVNGLRACVQKGFTTEIRKLKADVLGLQETRVQLEDVPAEIDRLRRFPHFSLHAARSRKGYSGVGLLSRENPSDLSIDLGEESYDIEGRFQLAKFPGLLLANVYFPNGSGKDRDNSRVPYKLAFTRRVFDVVEAARRETGLPALICGDYNTAPQAIDLARPKPNQKTSGFLPEEREAFSELLDRGWIDTFRHFHPEDVAYSWWSQRFGIREKNIGWRIDHMLASEDLMPKVRDAWIRPKILGSDHCPIGIDLDLS; this is encoded by the coding sequence ATGCGAATTGTATCCTGGAATGTGAATGGATTGCGGGCCTGTGTGCAAAAGGGGTTTACGACCGAGATTCGCAAGCTGAAGGCTGACGTTCTGGGCCTGCAGGAAACCCGGGTTCAGCTGGAGGATGTACCAGCCGAGATCGATCGCCTGCGGCGCTTTCCGCATTTTTCTCTGCACGCGGCTCGCAGCCGGAAGGGCTACAGCGGTGTGGGTCTTCTGTCCCGCGAAAATCCGAGCGATCTCTCAATCGATTTGGGAGAGGAGTCCTACGATATCGAGGGCCGGTTTCAGTTGGCTAAATTTCCCGGACTCTTGCTGGCAAACGTATATTTCCCCAACGGCAGCGGGAAGGATCGCGACAATTCTCGAGTGCCCTACAAACTTGCCTTCACGCGCCGAGTTTTTGATGTTGTAGAGGCGGCGCGGCGAGAAACCGGTCTGCCGGCTTTGATCTGCGGCGATTATAATACGGCGCCACAGGCGATCGACTTGGCGCGTCCCAAGCCGAACCAGAAAACCAGTGGCTTCCTTCCGGAGGAGCGCGAGGCCTTCAGCGAACTTCTGGACCGAGGCTGGATCGATACCTTTCGGCATTTTCATCCGGAGGATGTCGCCTATAGCTGGTGGAGCCAACGCTTCGGGATCCGGGAGAAAAACATCGGTTGGCGCATCGATCATATGCTCGCTTCCGAAGACCTGATGCCCAAGGTCCGCGATGCCTGGATTCGACCAAAGATCCTCGGCTCGGATCACTGCCCGATCGGGATCGACCTCGATTTGAGCTAG
- a CDS encoding glycosyltransferase, with translation MSSAADRLPRIAAFSELRIPSAILGVDQIFEFLAATGICEFRASSSLEFRPEDLAWADSIILVRGASQQESRIQKEALRLGKRTAIYLDDDLENVPSTASSALFFHTATAQKGLLSILKGADLTLVTNEFLGHSLEKRHGVQATVLRQPRPAPPITPPQAASEYGNTIRIGFLGSFDHHAFLEELLEEPVRKVQEKFGQQVRFVFCGSAPAFAAAIGAEVIPYEMDFHAWRQRAAGLGIDIGLAPLPSADFHRAKYWNKYLEYGSLGIPGIYSEDSPNATVVRSEQTGLIVPNEPEAWGNAIERLIRDEGFRADLGRAAAQDVESRFSEKALASQWRDAVQPLLAHRAPATETSAIRIAQGPWQHWRDRYALYGARRTIAMLRRRLQRRRG, from the coding sequence ATGAGTTCTGCCGCCGATCGCCTCCCGCGAATCGCAGCATTTTCCGAGCTGCGAATTCCTTCGGCGATTCTTGGCGTAGATCAGATTTTCGAATTTCTGGCTGCCACAGGTATTTGCGAATTCCGTGCATCCTCATCGCTCGAGTTCCGTCCCGAAGATCTCGCATGGGCCGACAGCATCATTCTCGTTCGAGGCGCCTCCCAGCAGGAATCGCGGATTCAGAAGGAGGCCCTTCGTCTAGGAAAACGCACGGCCATTTATCTCGATGACGACCTCGAAAACGTACCCTCGACGGCCAGCAGTGCGCTATTCTTCCATACGGCGACGGCACAGAAGGGCCTGCTCTCCATCCTCAAGGGTGCCGATCTCACTCTGGTGACCAACGAGTTCCTCGGACACTCCCTCGAGAAGCGCCACGGAGTGCAAGCAACCGTGCTGCGGCAGCCTCGACCTGCTCCGCCCATAACGCCGCCGCAGGCAGCCTCCGAATACGGAAACACGATTCGCATCGGATTTCTCGGCAGCTTCGATCACCACGCATTTCTGGAAGAGCTTCTCGAGGAACCGGTGAGGAAAGTTCAAGAAAAATTCGGACAGCAGGTCCGGTTTGTCTTCTGTGGAAGCGCGCCTGCTTTCGCTGCGGCGATCGGGGCCGAAGTCATTCCCTATGAAATGGATTTCCACGCCTGGCGGCAGCGTGCGGCGGGCCTCGGTATCGATATCGGGCTGGCTCCCTTGCCGAGCGCCGACTTTCATCGAGCCAAGTACTGGAACAAATACCTGGAGTACGGATCACTGGGGATTCCTGGAATCTATTCCGAAGATTCACCGAACGCGACGGTAGTCCGCTCCGAGCAAACCGGGTTGATTGTTCCCAACGAACCCGAAGCGTGGGGAAACGCCATCGAAAGGCTGATTCGCGATGAGGGATTCCGGGCAGATCTCGGACGTGCCGCAGCACAAGATGTCGAATCACGCTTCTCGGAGAAAGCACTCGCGTCACAATGGCGCGACGCAGTTCAGCCATTACTCGCACACAGGGCTCCAGCAACCGAGACGAGCGCGATCCGGATCGCGCAGGGGCCCTGGCAGCATTGGAGGGATCGCTACGCGCTTTATGGGGCGCGCCGAACCATCGCGATGCTCAGGCGACGGCTCCAGCGTAGGCGCGGATAA
- a CDS encoding ABC transporter ATP-binding protein — protein MIDLEKVSLHFPGKNGFRLRDRLAGFFSGATAQMDDDGVRALHEISLTIRTGERVGVIGWNGAGKTTLLKTMCGIYTPTEGRVQVEGDVASLFELATGFEMEASGFDNMLTRALLLGMSRSEAQAALPAIAEFTELGTALERPVKTYSFGMFLRLAFAVSTAIQPDVLLLDEIVAAGDARFQAKAQERLDSMVENASLVVLISHDMETIRAMSDRCIWVESGEVREDGPTEAVIRAYAGAVA, from the coding sequence ATGATCGATCTCGAGAAGGTATCGTTACATTTTCCGGGCAAGAACGGTTTCCGTCTGCGAGATCGATTGGCCGGTTTTTTCAGCGGAGCCACAGCGCAAATGGACGATGATGGCGTGCGCGCTCTGCATGAGATTTCTCTCACGATCCGCACCGGCGAGAGGGTCGGCGTCATCGGTTGGAACGGAGCAGGCAAAACCACTCTGCTCAAGACGATGTGCGGGATTTATACCCCGACGGAAGGTCGCGTTCAGGTGGAGGGCGACGTCGCCAGTCTTTTCGAGTTGGCGACCGGGTTCGAAATGGAGGCCAGCGGGTTCGACAATATGTTGACCCGGGCTCTCCTGCTCGGGATGTCGCGCAGCGAAGCGCAAGCGGCACTCCCCGCGATCGCCGAGTTCACCGAGTTGGGCACGGCGCTTGAGCGTCCTGTCAAAACCTATTCTTTCGGGATGTTTCTCAGGCTGGCCTTTGCGGTATCGACAGCCATTCAGCCCGATGTCTTGTTGCTCGACGAGATTGTCGCGGCGGGTGACGCACGATTTCAGGCAAAGGCGCAGGAGCGCCTCGACAGCATGGTCGAGAATGCTTCCCTGGTTGTTTTGATCAGCCACGATATGGAAACGATCCGGGCGATGTCGGACAGGTGTATCTGGGTTGAATCAGGCGAGGTGCGGGAAGATGGCCCGACAGAGGCCGTTATCCGCGCCTACGCTGGAGCCGTCGCCTGA
- a CDS encoding ABC transporter permease has translation MVPVKGSPGEILVAPRKQEAFQQTLSIAWQLARLDLVRRYTSTGLGMLWAILSPLGMSLVIGAVFAKVFDQGLAEFLPYLFVNLTLWAFFVACLEGGAIAFIAAEGYIKQVPNVSLAAYPLRMAFGAFAALCFGLFAATLVTVVLGGTINASWLSILPALGAWLIFGIALASLSAVLNTMVRDFTYVQTVGVQALFYATPIMYPPQMLVEHGLSWLLTFNPVYHLLMLVRTPLVFGDLPPLSHYIASAIVLLLLVPLAIVALRRSRSSVVFWL, from the coding sequence ATGGTTCCAGTGAAAGGTTCGCCCGGCGAGATATTGGTAGCTCCCCGCAAGCAGGAGGCTTTCCAGCAGACATTATCGATTGCCTGGCAGTTGGCGCGCCTGGATCTGGTGCGACGCTACACCTCTACCGGCCTTGGAATGCTCTGGGCGATCCTGTCGCCGCTCGGGATGTCTTTGGTCATCGGTGCGGTGTTCGCCAAGGTTTTTGATCAGGGACTCGCGGAGTTCTTGCCCTATTTGTTCGTGAATCTGACCTTATGGGCCTTTTTCGTTGCCTGCCTTGAAGGCGGCGCGATCGCCTTCATCGCGGCCGAGGGCTACATCAAGCAGGTCCCGAACGTCTCTTTGGCGGCTTATCCTCTCCGTATGGCGTTCGGTGCCTTCGCGGCGCTCTGCTTTGGCCTCTTTGCGGCCACGCTGGTGACGGTCGTTCTGGGCGGCACCATCAATGCTTCCTGGCTAAGTATCCTGCCGGCTCTTGGGGCCTGGCTGATTTTCGGGATCGCTCTGGCCAGTCTCTCGGCGGTCCTCAATACGATGGTGCGCGATTTCACATACGTACAGACGGTTGGCGTGCAGGCTCTATTCTACGCGACCCCGATTATGTATCCGCCTCAGATGCTTGTGGAGCATGGGCTATCCTGGCTGCTCACCTTTAACCCGGTTTACCATTTGCTGATGCTTGTTCGGACCCCTCTTGTTTTCGGCGACCTCCCGCCACTCTCTCACTATATCGCCTCGGCGATTGTCCTGCTGCTTCTGGTGCCGCTCGCGATCGTTGCTCTCCGACGCTCGCGTTCTTCGGTGGTATTCTGGCTATGA
- a CDS encoding glycosyltransferase family 2 protein, producing MSHASTISVTIVSWNSAAYLPACLDALAGQTRMPFEVVVVDNGSTDESIRIAENHPVVTFVDQARENLGFSRGQNRAIARTTSDWVLALNPDARLEHDFLAELSAALSRNPSERMGTLCGKLRRMDANLNPLSPAKIDSAGMEMFRSFRHLDRGSGALDDGSWDCEELVFGASGAAAMYRRSMIEDISIEGAFFDPDFFSYREDADVAWRAQSLGWDCLYVPAAIGYHVRSVLPERRSEVSAVLNRHSVRNRFLMRWKNADATTWRHCGWPGVFRDLIVVGGCLFREWSSLPGLGEALRGWRHGRDQHRWIESRRRRPSSEVMAWFQ from the coding sequence ATGAGTCATGCCAGCACAATCAGCGTGACGATCGTGAGCTGGAACAGCGCTGCCTATTTGCCTGCATGCCTCGATGCCCTGGCCGGACAGACCCGGATGCCTTTCGAGGTAGTGGTGGTGGATAATGGTTCCACCGATGAAAGTATTCGGATTGCCGAGAATCATCCGGTCGTCACTTTTGTCGATCAGGCGCGAGAAAACCTGGGGTTTTCTAGGGGCCAGAACCGTGCGATCGCACGGACCACTTCGGATTGGGTTCTCGCGCTGAACCCGGATGCTCGTCTCGAGCATGATTTTCTCGCAGAGTTGTCGGCAGCCCTCTCTCGAAATCCGAGCGAACGGATGGGAACTCTCTGTGGGAAGCTTCGACGCATGGATGCGAACCTGAATCCGCTCAGCCCCGCGAAAATTGATTCGGCAGGAATGGAAATGTTTCGCAGTTTTCGACATCTGGATCGTGGGTCGGGGGCGTTGGACGACGGTTCCTGGGATTGCGAAGAGTTGGTTTTCGGAGCCTCCGGAGCTGCCGCGATGTACCGACGCTCGATGATCGAGGATATTTCGATAGAGGGTGCATTTTTCGATCCGGACTTTTTCTCCTATCGAGAAGATGCGGACGTCGCGTGGCGTGCGCAAAGCCTTGGCTGGGACTGCCTTTACGTGCCGGCAGCGATCGGGTATCACGTGCGCTCCGTGTTGCCCGAACGAAGGTCAGAGGTCTCTGCTGTTTTGAATCGCCATTCGGTGCGCAATCGTTTTCTGATGCGCTGGAAGAATGCGGATGCCACGACCTGGCGTCATTGCGGATGGCCGGGAGTCTTCCGTGATCTGATTGTGGTGGGTGGGTGTCTATTTCGTGAATGGTCGTCACTTCCCGGACTCGGCGAAGCTTTGCGTGGGTGGCGACATGGAAGGGATCAGCATCGCTGGATTGAGTCGCGGCGCCGGCGCCCATCATCCGAGGTCATGGCATGGTTCCAGTGA